One segment of Leuconostoc lactis DNA contains the following:
- a CDS encoding acyltransferase family protein encodes MVKRNSNIELLRLVAMVFITAHHFAIWGYFIGGDVHTVHPNTVWLQFLELFGKIGVDLFILITGYFAINPRPTFKKVWQLTNTVRFYALGLFIILLVCGQLQFNTDLMWRSVFPTIRSMYWFITIYSILYIFSDYLSQFLSHLRRAQAVSFIALGVLIFMVLPTFLKGWGSQLTDLLPVFFFGLYLRMYGVSKRLSTLLKVLLGVTVVIAVLSIGLSDLVGNNRPESQAIADATRYFVTGSSPLAFIVAAYIFSQTIQRQPRGNRLINWMGSSAVAIYLIQDYEPFHNTLWQNIFHVRDFADAMGTPAFIGYSFFVMAVIVISAILIDKLLRYILMRPAQVLLGLEMLATRYVTRWFKNLIKVTGYQLEP; translated from the coding sequence ATGGTTAAGAGAAATTCAAATATTGAGCTATTGCGCTTGGTTGCAATGGTATTTATTACGGCGCACCATTTTGCCATTTGGGGCTACTTTATTGGTGGTGATGTTCATACAGTGCACCCGAATACGGTGTGGCTGCAGTTTTTAGAATTATTTGGGAAGATTGGGGTGGATTTGTTCATTCTGATCACTGGCTATTTTGCCATTAATCCCAGACCAACGTTTAAGAAGGTTTGGCAATTAACCAATACGGTGCGGTTTTACGCGCTCGGATTATTTATTATTTTACTGGTTTGTGGACAGTTGCAATTTAATACTGACCTGATGTGGCGTTCGGTGTTTCCAACGATCCGGAGTATGTATTGGTTCATTACAATTTATTCCATTTTGTATATTTTTTCGGATTATTTATCCCAGTTTCTCAGCCACTTACGGCGCGCCCAAGCGGTGAGTTTCATTGCGCTCGGTGTGTTAATCTTTATGGTATTACCGACGTTTTTAAAGGGCTGGGGGAGTCAATTAACGGATTTATTACCAGTATTCTTCTTTGGGTTATACCTGCGCATGTATGGGGTGTCAAAGCGATTGTCCACGTTACTTAAGGTCTTACTAGGTGTCACGGTTGTGATTGCGGTGTTGTCAATTGGGTTGAGTGATTTGGTGGGGAATAACCGACCAGAGAGTCAAGCCATTGCCGACGCAACTAGGTATTTTGTGACGGGTAGTTCGCCACTGGCATTCATTGTAGCGGCTTATATTTTCAGTCAGACGATTCAACGTCAGCCGCGTGGTAATCGTCTGATTAACTGGATGGGTAGTTCTGCAGTCGCGATTTATTTAATTCAAGACTACGAACCATTTCACAATACACTGTGGCAGAACATTTTCCATGTGCGCGACTTTGCGGATGCTATGGGCACACCAGCCTTCATCGGTTATTCGTTCTTCGTGATGGCCGTGATTGTGATTAGCGCGATTCTGATTGATAAGCTATTGAGGTACATTTTGATGCGACCAGCACAGGTGTTATTAGGACTTGAAATGTTGGCTACACGTTATGTCACGCGATGGTTTAAAAACCTAATTAAAGTAACGGGTTATCAACTCGAACCCTAA
- the rfbD gene encoding dTDP-4-dehydrorhamnose reductase, with product MKFLITGANGQLGQELQKLLTERELDFVALSSQELDITDRAAVFATFETVQPDVVFHAAAYTKVDLAEDEGRDTNWQVNANGTKNVADAAKLVQAKLVAVSTDYVFDGKSLTDYRETDPVNPQNAYGRAKLAGELGVIESGADAYIVRTSWVFGEFGNNFVYTMQRLAQTYPKLSVVNDQLGRPTWTRTLAEFMLHLITVNATFGTYHLSNDDTATWFDFARKILKTTDVEVTPVTSAEFPQKAYRPKHSVMSLDKAKVTGFDILNWREALAQFLASLQDKD from the coding sequence ATGAAATTTTTAATTACCGGTGCCAATGGGCAACTGGGGCAAGAACTACAAAAACTATTAACGGAACGTGAACTAGATTTTGTCGCGTTGTCATCACAAGAACTCGATATTACCGATCGTGCAGCCGTCTTTGCCACGTTTGAAACAGTCCAGCCAGATGTGGTCTTCCATGCCGCTGCCTATACCAAAGTTGATCTAGCCGAAGATGAGGGCCGTGACACCAATTGGCAAGTCAATGCTAATGGGACAAAAAACGTCGCCGATGCAGCGAAGCTGGTGCAAGCCAAATTGGTGGCTGTGTCAACCGATTATGTGTTTGATGGTAAAAGCCTAACGGATTATCGTGAAACTGATCCGGTAAATCCGCAAAATGCTTATGGTCGAGCTAAATTAGCAGGTGAACTAGGCGTGATTGAAAGTGGCGCCGATGCCTATATCGTACGAACGAGTTGGGTGTTTGGTGAATTTGGGAATAATTTTGTCTACACGATGCAACGTTTGGCTCAAACGTACCCGAAGTTGAGTGTAGTGAATGATCAATTAGGTCGGCCAACTTGGACGCGGACATTAGCGGAGTTTATGTTACATTTGATCACGGTGAATGCGACATTTGGGACGTATCATTTATCAAATGATGATACCGCGACTTGGTTTGATTTTGCGCGGAAAATTCTCAAGACAACTGATGTCGAGGTAACACCAGTAACGAGTGCAGAATTTCCTCAAAAGGCCTATCGTCCTAAGCATTCGGTGATGAGTTTGGACAAAGCCAAGGTTACGGGATTTGATATTTTGAATTGGCGTGAAGCCTTGGCCCAATTTTTGGCAAGTCTACAAGATAAGGACTAA
- the rfbB gene encoding dTDP-glucose 4,6-dehydratase, whose translation MTDYKNILVTGGAGFIGANFVRYIVEEHPDVFVTVLDKLTYAGNKENLAGLPEDRVKLVVGDIADAPLVDQLVAETDAVIHYAAESHNDNSLKDPSPFVQTNIIGTYTLIEAARKYNKRFHHVSTDEVYGDLPLREDLPGHGEGAGEKFTPESQYRPSSPYSSTKAGSDLLVRAWVRSFGLQATISNTSNNYGPYQHIEKFIPRQVTNILSGIKPKLYGNGKNVRDWIHTYDHATAIWAILTKGKIGETYLVGADGEKDNITVLRAILKDMGKAEDDFDFVQDRSGHDLRYAIDATKMREELGWTPKYTDFETGLADTIQWYADNQDWWQGEKDEVEAKYAENNQ comes from the coding sequence ATGACTGACTATAAAAATATTTTGGTAACTGGTGGGGCTGGCTTTATCGGGGCGAACTTTGTCCGTTACATTGTTGAAGAACACCCAGATGTGTTTGTGACTGTGTTGGATAAGTTGACGTATGCCGGCAATAAGGAAAACTTGGCTGGTTTGCCAGAAGACCGTGTGAAGCTAGTTGTTGGGGACATTGCGGATGCGCCATTGGTTGATCAATTGGTCGCTGAAACAGATGCCGTGATTCACTATGCCGCTGAATCACATAATGATAATTCTCTAAAGGATCCATCACCATTTGTGCAAACGAACATTATTGGCACGTATACCTTGATTGAAGCAGCGCGTAAGTACAACAAGCGTTTCCACCATGTTTCAACGGATGAAGTCTATGGCGATTTGCCATTGCGGGAAGACTTGCCAGGTCATGGCGAAGGGGCCGGTGAAAAGTTTACGCCAGAATCACAATACCGTCCCTCAAGTCCTTATTCGTCAACAAAGGCGGGGTCTGATTTGTTAGTCCGTGCTTGGGTGCGTTCATTTGGCTTGCAAGCTACGATTTCTAACACATCAAACAACTATGGGCCATACCAACACATCGAAAAGTTTATCCCACGTCAAGTAACCAATATTTTGAGTGGGATTAAGCCAAAGTTGTATGGTAATGGGAAGAACGTCCGTGACTGGATTCACACTTACGACCATGCGACAGCCATTTGGGCAATTTTGACCAAGGGTAAGATTGGAGAAACTTACCTCGTTGGTGCCGATGGTGAAAAGGATAACATCACGGTATTGCGCGCTATTTTGAAGGACATGGGTAAGGCTGAAGACGACTTTGACTTTGTGCAAGATCGTTCAGGGCATGACTTGCGTTATGCCATTGATGCCACGAAGATGCGTGAAGAATTGGGTTGGACACCAAAGTATACCGACTTTGAAACTGGTCTAGCAGATACGATTCAATGGTATGCCGACAACCAAGACTGGTGGCAAGGTGAAAAGGACGAAGTTGAAGCTAAGTACGCGGAAAATAACCAATAA
- a CDS encoding dTDP-4-dehydrorhamnose 3,5-epimerase family protein gives MTADFFEKPLAARQVAEIPGMLEFDIPVHGDNRGWFKENFQKEKMVPLGFPASFFAEGKLQNNVSFSRQGVLRGLHAEPWDKYISVADNGKVLGAWVDLRAGDSFGHVYQTVIDASKGIFVPRGVANGFQVLSETVSYSYLVNDYWALELKPKYAFVNYADPTLGIEWADVAHAEVSEADKNHPLLKDVVALQPEQL, from the coding sequence ATGACAGCTGATTTTTTTGAAAAGCCGTTAGCAGCCCGCCAAGTGGCAGAAATTCCCGGCATGCTTGAATTTGATATTCCGGTTCACGGTGATAACCGTGGTTGGTTCAAAGAAAACTTCCAAAAAGAAAAGATGGTACCATTAGGCTTTCCAGCATCTTTTTTTGCCGAGGGCAAGTTACAAAACAATGTGTCTTTCTCACGCCAGGGCGTTTTGCGTGGTTTGCACGCCGAACCTTGGGATAAGTACATCTCAGTGGCGGATAACGGTAAGGTCTTAGGTGCTTGGGTTGATTTGCGTGCCGGCGATTCATTTGGGCATGTGTACCAAACGGTCATCGATGCCAGCAAGGGCATCTTTGTGCCACGTGGGGTGGCCAATGGTTTCCAAGTTTTGAGTGAAACCGTGTCTTATTCATATTTGGTCAACGATTACTGGGCCTTAGAATTAAAGCCAAAGTATGCCTTTGTCAACTATGCCGACCCAACCCTAGGTATTGAATGGGCCGATGTTGCTCACGCTGAAGTGAGTGAAGCTGATAAAAACCACCCGTTACTCAAAGACGTAGTGGCTTTGCAACCTGAACAATTATAA
- the rfbA gene encoding glucose-1-phosphate thymidylyltransferase RfbA, whose translation MKGIILAGGSGTRLYPITKATSKQLVPIYDKPMIYYPLSVLMLAGIKEILLISTPEYVGQFEALFGDGHDLGLNIEYAIQEEPRGLADAFIVGADFIGDDTVALVLGDNIFYGAGLAEKLQVAAQKTTGATVFGYQVHDPERFGVVEFDDDGKALSIVEKPEHPKSNYAVTGLYFYDNDVVEIAANVQPSARGEIEISDINQAYLDRGDLDVQVMGRGYAWLDTGTHESLLEASSFIATIQKQQNLKVASLEEIAYRMGYIGLDQLEALAQPLKKNDYGQYLLRLVADEQARLK comes from the coding sequence ATGAAAGGTATTATCCTCGCCGGCGGTTCCGGCACACGACTATATCCCATTACCAAAGCGACCAGTAAGCAATTGGTGCCGATTTATGACAAGCCAATGATTTATTACCCTTTGTCAGTCTTGATGTTGGCGGGTATTAAAGAGATTTTGTTGATCTCAACCCCAGAATATGTCGGCCAATTTGAAGCATTGTTTGGCGATGGTCATGACTTAGGCTTGAACATTGAATATGCCATTCAAGAAGAACCCCGTGGGTTGGCAGACGCCTTTATTGTCGGCGCTGATTTTATTGGTGATGACACGGTGGCGTTGGTCTTAGGCGATAACATTTTCTACGGCGCTGGCTTGGCGGAAAAACTTCAAGTGGCGGCACAAAAAACCACTGGGGCAACCGTCTTTGGTTACCAAGTTCATGATCCTGAACGTTTTGGCGTGGTGGAATTTGATGATGACGGTAAGGCTTTATCCATTGTAGAAAAGCCGGAACATCCCAAGTCAAACTATGCCGTGACTGGTCTGTATTTTTATGATAATGATGTCGTCGAAATTGCCGCCAATGTGCAACCTTCAGCGCGAGGGGAAATTGAAATTTCTGATATTAACCAAGCCTACCTTGACCGTGGTGATTTGGATGTTCAAGTCATGGGCCGTGGTTATGCTTGGCTAGATACAGGGACGCATGAATCTTTGCTTGAAGCGTCATCCTTTATTGCCACAATCCAAAAGCAACAAAACCTTAAAGTGGCATCACTCGAGGAAATTGCCTACCGAATGGGCTATATTGGTCTTGATCAACTTGAAGCTTTAGCGCAACCACTCAAGAAAAACGATTACGGTCAGTACTTGTTACGTTTGGTAGCTGATGAACAAGCCCGTTTAAAGTAA
- a CDS encoding DUF6625 family protein: MSNKLLIMPYYGQFPNYFQLWVERIKQNPGVDLLLVTDDGFDGYDLDSPNIHILNKTLDQLKLMIQDVVGDNVQLEQGYKVKDYFPLYGEVFSDVITTGNYEWWGTIDTDVILGNVDNFLSDNNLVGVDRILGNGHFSFFKNSPEMNNLWRDVRQNTCSDLIPFKYIKKFNQVAAYNEYGWRWGKGISTFMERVGLNIKNDIPRADLDFNYAGFKSNFLKADRAIDIEEEISYISVKDNKMFAIDNNKVQNEIMYVHLQKRNMGVNPKLISSMTDFDIFPNVFLPSDTSISNDDLRKMASEFETFRKRRISLTRKQNLFSDYIVLRILMLIRKVKAHTK; the protein is encoded by the coding sequence ATGTCAAATAAATTACTAATCATGCCATATTATGGTCAATTTCCCAACTATTTCCAGTTGTGGGTAGAACGTATCAAACAAAATCCAGGAGTGGATTTACTATTGGTTACTGATGATGGTTTTGATGGTTATGATTTAGATTCACCTAACATACATATTTTAAATAAGACTCTTGATCAATTAAAATTAATGATTCAAGATGTGGTGGGGGATAATGTACAGTTAGAGCAAGGATATAAAGTTAAGGACTATTTTCCACTTTATGGTGAAGTCTTTTCTGATGTAATAACGACCGGAAATTATGAATGGTGGGGGACTATAGATACGGACGTTATTCTAGGAAATGTTGATAACTTTCTTTCAGATAATAATTTGGTCGGTGTGGATCGTATCTTGGGTAATGGACATTTTTCTTTTTTTAAAAATTCTCCTGAGATGAACAATCTATGGCGTGACGTTCGACAAAATACTTGCAGTGATTTAATTCCATTTAAATATATAAAGAAATTTAATCAAGTTGCTGCATATAACGAATACGGATGGAGATGGGGTAAGGGCATATCAACATTCATGGAAAGAGTCGGATTAAACATAAAAAATGATATTCCAAGGGCGGACCTAGATTTTAATTATGCTGGATTTAAATCTAATTTTTTAAAGGCAGATAGAGCGATAGATATTGAAGAAGAGATTTCATATATTTCTGTTAAAGATAATAAGATGTTTGCTATTGACAACAATAAGGTACAAAATGAGATTATGTATGTACACTTACAAAAGAGAAACATGGGTGTAAATCCAAAATTAATTAGTTCAATGACAGATTTTGATATATTTCCAAATGTTTTTTTGCCCAGTGATACTAGTATCTCAAATGATGATTTAAGGAAAATGGCCAGTGAATTCGAAACTTTTCGGAAAAGAAGAATTTCTCTTACTCGAAAACAAAATTTATTTTCGGACTATATAGTGCTACGAATCCTTATGTTGATTAGAAAAGTAAAAGCGCATACAAAGTAA
- a CDS encoding glycosyltransferase family 2 protein, with the protein MTVSVILPVHNNQDTVKRAIESVLNNIADDDELIIVLNGSTDNSKNIVLGYEGDCRVKIITSDPGRSRARNKGLQSAKGDFINFLDADDMMLPNHIEMAKNFLIENEEYDAYTDETLIVDDKSNRISIQYDKTTTSNILVDRNVFEIGAVMFRNRDISLFIEDLEYNEDHIFWIDNLLNHRVFFNSNFIGVHKFIDGNNTMIVNRKDMIGTRIVIFAVLKEKNMYEKEINLLDLIKEELKFLLIDSSQKSKLFKLVSSQFPVTMVFSKFILKAPLLGKMVREHYR; encoded by the coding sequence ATGACAGTATCTGTTATTCTACCGGTTCATAATAATCAAGACACTGTAAAGAGGGCTATAGAATCTGTTCTTAATAATATTGCAGATGATGATGAGCTTATTATAGTTTTAAATGGTTCTACAGATAATAGCAAAAACATTGTTTTGGGTTATGAAGGCGACTGTAGAGTCAAAATAATCACATCGGATCCGGGAAGAAGTAGAGCACGGAATAAGGGATTGCAATCAGCTAAAGGAGATTTCATTAATTTTTTGGATGCAGATGATATGATGCTCCCAAATCATATAGAAATGGCTAAAAATTTTTTGATTGAGAATGAAGAATATGATGCCTATACGGATGAGACATTAATAGTTGATGACAAGAGCAACCGTATCTCAATTCAGTACGATAAAACGACTACATCTAATATTCTGGTTGATAGAAATGTATTTGAAATTGGCGCAGTAATGTTCAGAAATAGAGATATTAGTTTGTTTATTGAAGATTTGGAGTACAATGAGGATCATATTTTTTGGATTGATAATTTACTCAATCATAGAGTATTTTTTAACTCAAATTTTATAGGTGTACATAAATTTATAGATGGAAACAACACTATGATCGTGAATAGGAAAGACATGATTGGTACCCGAATTGTTATTTTTGCCGTTCTAAAAGAAAAAAATATGTATGAGAAGGAAATTAATTTGTTAGATTTAATAAAAGAGGAGTTAAAATTTCTTCTTATTGATAGTTCGCAAAAATCGAAATTATTTAAACTTGTTAGTTCACAATTTCCAGTCACTATGGTGTTTTCAAAGTTTATTTTAAAAGCACCATTACTTGGAAAAATGGTTAGAGAACATTATAGATGA
- a CDS encoding glycosyltransferase, translated as MIKENSVAVLMSTYNGEKFVENQIVSILEQDNVDVHLFIRDDGSSDGTLKLLDKMKSVFSDQITIVRGENLGYARSFFELMKLSQLEQYEYVAFSDQDDVWKKNKLEIMIRSQVQVSDVNMPKLSFSNGTVTSGTQAIGKLYEKQPPAESIISSRYRAFYGMSFLLNRSLLTVVLNSNIDDISGFGHDDWIMMVAVTTGTVIYVNEELIEYRQHENNVSGIKGTNESEGKIHALIRVFLNIKERLNHWSFVNSANAEYVLNNVPEIFILKEQRLLLDRLVKSNKSTRERMGLFFSSQLSTGSVTQDIILRILLLARRI; from the coding sequence ATGATTAAAGAAAATTCAGTTGCTGTTTTGATGTCAACGTATAATGGCGAAAAATTTGTAGAAAACCAAATAGTAAGTATTCTAGAACAAGATAATGTTGATGTACACTTGTTTATTCGAGATGATGGCTCAAGTGATGGTACATTGAAATTATTAGATAAGATGAAATCAGTGTTTTCAGATCAAATTACTATTGTCAGGGGAGAAAACTTAGGATATGCAAGAAGTTTTTTTGAGCTGATGAAGTTATCTCAACTTGAACAATATGAATATGTAGCATTTTCAGATCAAGATGATGTTTGGAAAAAGAATAAATTAGAAATAATGATTCGTTCCCAAGTACAAGTATCTGATGTTAATATGCCAAAACTATCATTTAGCAATGGAACAGTGACTAGCGGAACTCAAGCTATAGGAAAATTATATGAAAAGCAACCACCAGCTGAAAGCATAATTAGTAGTAGATATCGGGCTTTTTATGGAATGTCTTTTTTACTAAATAGGAGCCTTCTAACAGTAGTTTTAAATTCAAATATTGATGACATTTCTGGTTTTGGTCATGATGATTGGATTATGATGGTTGCAGTAACAACTGGAACAGTTATTTATGTCAATGAGGAGTTGATCGAATACCGCCAACATGAAAATAATGTGTCAGGTATAAAGGGTACCAATGAATCAGAAGGAAAAATACATGCGCTAATTCGAGTATTTTTGAATATTAAAGAGCGTCTAAATCATTGGAGTTTTGTTAATTCTGCAAACGCTGAATATGTGCTGAATAATGTACCAGAAATTTTTATTCTAAAAGAACAACGGCTATTATTAGACAGACTAGTAAAGTCTAATAAATCCACCAGGGAAAGAATGGGTCTGTTTTTTTCAAGTCAACTATCTACAGGGTCAGTTACGCAGGATATCATATTAAGAATTTTACTTTTGGCCAGAAGGATTTGA
- a CDS encoding lipopolysaccharide biosynthesis protein: MDKRVGTKIILMNSLSGLIVVVVNTLMQFINRTVFIHFLGKTYLGYNGLFANVLGVLSLTELGIGSAIIFSLYKPLKEHDEETVIKLMHLFKKMYALIGLAVLVLGVGAYFLINNQITGSQEKVIELTITYFLFLLGSVSGYFLTYKRSMFDADQKVYKNQLNYLIFNFMSSIVQMLMLIMFRNFLLYAGTTTVFNILSNIVIARQVDKEYPYLKRKLSNYNLGNNLKQQIKKLTVGNFSNKLGTVVVYGTDNIFIATFSGIVNVGLYSNYALIVNTLVSLISRLFSGLTSTIGITKSHELSKNHNNYRNLHLINIFITVVCVGGLTALANVFIQLWIGKNYLLSNIITNVIILNFALELYRRTSLTYIDAYGLAWIQRWKSIIEVVINIVLTIFFAGVLKLGMLGILIGTTISIISFPLWYEPYIVYKYGFNVNFKEYFKPALTGLMSIVSEYVIVTKGIEWSKGISSNLVMQLILNAVIAIVSSLVIISLLIILTKDGRNLWTKFIKRNVKYDD, encoded by the coding sequence ATGGATAAACGTGTAGGTACAAAAATAATATTGATGAACAGCCTGTCAGGGCTGATTGTTGTGGTAGTAAATACTTTGATGCAGTTTATAAATAGAACTGTTTTTATACACTTTTTGGGGAAAACATATCTAGGGTATAATGGACTATTTGCGAATGTTTTAGGTGTGTTATCTTTAACTGAATTGGGAATCGGTAGTGCTATCATTTTCTCATTGTATAAACCATTAAAAGAGCATGATGAAGAAACAGTTATAAAACTAATGCATTTGTTCAAAAAAATGTATGCATTAATAGGATTAGCTGTACTGGTATTGGGAGTTGGTGCATATTTCTTGATTAACAACCAAATCACTGGCTCCCAAGAAAAAGTTATAGAGTTGACGATAACGTATTTTCTGTTTTTATTGGGTTCAGTTTCAGGTTATTTTTTAACATATAAACGTTCGATGTTTGATGCTGATCAAAAGGTGTATAAAAATCAGTTGAACTATCTAATTTTCAACTTTATGTCATCTATTGTACAAATGCTTATGCTCATTATGTTTAGAAATTTTCTACTGTACGCGGGAACAACGACGGTTTTTAATATTTTGAGTAATATAGTTATTGCAAGACAGGTTGATAAGGAATATCCATATCTTAAAAGAAAGCTTTCAAACTATAATTTGGGAAATAATCTAAAGCAGCAAATTAAAAAGCTTACTGTTGGAAATTTTTCAAATAAACTCGGGACTGTTGTGGTTTATGGTACGGATAATATCTTTATTGCTACATTCTCCGGTATTGTTAATGTTGGATTGTATTCTAACTACGCCTTAATAGTCAATACGCTTGTTTCCTTAATTAGTCGACTTTTTTCTGGATTAACTTCAACGATTGGAATAACGAAGAGTCATGAGTTGAGTAAAAATCATAATAATTATAGGAATTTGCATCTGATCAATATTTTCATTACAGTTGTTTGTGTGGGCGGTTTGACGGCTCTAGCAAATGTTTTCATTCAATTATGGATTGGGAAAAATTATTTGTTGTCGAATATCATAACAAACGTTATTATTCTCAATTTTGCTTTAGAACTTTATAGAAGAACATCTTTAACTTATATAGATGCATACGGATTAGCATGGATACAAAGATGGAAATCAATTATTGAAGTAGTGATTAATATAGTGTTAACGATATTTTTTGCAGGTGTTCTAAAGCTGGGAATGCTAGGAATACTAATAGGAACAACGATTTCGATTATCAGTTTTCCACTATGGTATGAACCCTATATAGTGTATAAATATGGTTTTAATGTGAACTTTAAAGAATACTTCAAACCTGCTCTTACGGGATTGATGTCAATTGTGTCAGAATATGTTATTGTGACGAAGGGAATTGAATGGAGTAAGGGGATTTCATCAAACTTAGTTATGCAGTTGATATTAAATGCAGTCATTGCGATTGTCTCAAGTTTAGTAATAATTTCATTGCTTATAATATTGACTAAAGATGGTAGAAATTTATGGACAAAATTCATAAAAAGGAATGTTAAATACGATGATTGA
- a CDS encoding glycosyltransferase family 4 protein, with protein sequence MKISIVMRFHDDTASGGRKIIYEYANYLAEKGHNVEITFLADTPYKQRKFNFVKHAVRLVEFFRRKSSQKSLTWFDLNASIRLNANYSLKKNTFKNRDIIIATDFGIALNVSRKVEKLEKIIYFIQADEKLFSEKKIVDAAWELQIQKIVVSSWLYDMVRKHDNKVILVKNYVKTESFYIEKPVEERGHVISLLNHPSTSKDVLTGIKALKIVHDKFPDLKVIFFGNPNRPNDLPECFEYIQKADEKVLRSNIYNQSSIFLFTSRSEGWGLVATEAMASGAALVSTRNGGVNDFGIDGETALLSDVGDFKDLANKIIRLLENDDMRIKLAKNGANLVNTLTFESSANEFEKALESVANQ encoded by the coding sequence ATGAAAATTTCAATTGTAATGAGATTTCATGATGACACTGCTTCAGGTGGGCGAAAAATAATTTATGAATATGCGAACTATTTAGCTGAAAAAGGGCATAATGTTGAAATTACTTTTTTGGCTGATACACCATATAAGCAAAGGAAATTTAATTTTGTCAAACATGCCGTCCGCTTGGTTGAATTTTTTAGGAGGAAATCAAGTCAAAAAAGTTTGACTTGGTTTGATTTGAATGCATCTATTAGATTAAATGCCAACTACTCATTAAAAAAAAATACATTTAAAAATAGAGATATTATTATTGCGACTGATTTTGGTATTGCATTAAATGTTTCAAGAAAAGTAGAAAAATTAGAAAAGATAATTTATTTTATTCAAGCAGATGAGAAACTATTTTCTGAAAAGAAGATTGTTGACGCAGCCTGGGAATTGCAAATACAGAAAATTGTTGTTTCAAGTTGGCTGTATGACATGGTTAGAAAACACGATAATAAAGTGATACTTGTAAAAAACTATGTAAAAACAGAAAGCTTTTATATAGAGAAACCGGTTGAAGAAAGAGGTCATGTTATAAGTCTGTTGAATCATCCAAGCACAAGCAAAGATGTACTGACTGGTATAAAAGCTTTGAAGATTGTGCATGATAAGTTTCCAGATTTGAAAGTTATATTTTTTGGTAATCCAAACAGACCAAATGATTTACCAGAGTGCTTTGAGTATATACAGAAAGCCGACGAAAAAGTACTCAGATCTAATATATATAATCAATCATCAATTTTTTTATTCACAAGCAGATCAGAAGGTTGGGGTTTAGTCGCAACTGAAGCTATGGCTAGTGGCGCAGCATTGGTTTCTACACGAAATGGTGGCGTCAATGATTTCGGAATTGATGGTGAAACAGCCTTACTAAGTGATGTTGGTGACTTTAAAGATTTAGCAAATAAGATAATTCGTCTTCTTGAAAACGATGATATGCGAATCAAATTGGCTAAAAATGGTGCTAATTTGGTTAACACACTAACATTTGAAAGTAGTGCGAATGAGTTTGAGAAAGCGCTTGAATCAGTTGCAAATCAATAA